A stretch of DNA from Hydra vulgaris chromosome 03, alternate assembly HydraT2T_AEP:
TGTCTTAAGTCCAATATATCTTGATGAAAGTGCTCCTCAGAGTAAATGCCCATGTTCTCCTTGAATTTGTCAAGATGCAAATCAAGGGTATGGACTTTCAGGGACATTCTGCATATAATTTTGGCATAATTCTTTATGAGTCTGCACCAACTCCACATAGTTTTCAGCTTTATGATTACCTAGGAAGTCCTGAACAATTGCAATAAAACTGCTCCAAGTTGCTCTTTCTGTCCTGTTCAACAGCTTTGCGAAATCCTTACATTTTATGAGCTTCCTGATCTGTGGTCCAACAAATATACCAGCCCTGACCTTAGCCTCTGAGAGCTTTGGAAAAAGATCTTGGAGGTATTAAAATGCTACTGACTCCTTATCAAGAACAATGACAAATTGCTTAATAAGGCCTAACTTGATGTGCAGCAGTggcaaaaatactttatgagGTTCTATCAGCGGCTCCCACTTCACATTACTCTTCCCAACAAAAACTGGAGATATCAGAAGCTCAGCATTCGATTTTGTAAGCCCAAGGTCCCTAATTAAATCATTCATGTCTTTCTGATAAGGGAAGTATAGCTTTCTTGATCTTGATTCCCAACTTCATCTGCGGAATTGTAGTCCATATCTCCAGTATCTGTAAGTGAGAAACATCTGTTCAGTTAACCTTCAAGTGTTTTCTTGCAGTATTTGCACGTGAAATGTGGTGCCCAAGATTTTTCTTGGTCCTGACCGGCATGCCAAAGTATGCCTTGTAGGCTTTGCACATTGAACAACTTGCTTCCACGCAATACTTTTTTGCTCTTGTCTTTATAAATTGTTCGCACATGTAGCAGAATGAATCAACTGGATGCAAACAACCTCTTGATGCCATATCAGATAAATAACTTCTCTTCAACTACAAATTGTTATCCTTAAATTCTGCAATAACACAAGTTGAAATCTTGGTTTGAGACACCTGTACTTTTGGAACGTTCGAGAACATTCTAGAAAGTTCTAAGAGTTTCTTGAAAGTTCTTGAACATTCTAGAGTGTTTAGGAGAATTGTAAAAACATCTGGACAGCTCTAGCAGTTCAGGAATATTATAGAAGGAAGCTTGGCATTGAAAGCAAATCGAGAATTTTCTTGAAAACACTCAATTTTTCCAAGTTTCATTGTCCCGGTCACAGAAGCAAAGTTTTTCTGGAATAACAGCGATTTCTTTTCTGTTCTAGACCTAATGGGTTAGGAAAACACACTTTGAACCCAGGAACAGAaccaaaaatgaaaatttgttaCACAGTGTTTTAAGATATATAAGGGATAagattgtatattatattataagagGAATAAGATAGTATATTAAGATATAAGAGGGATAGGATTGTATATTAAGATATAAGAGgggtttattttataataaagtataggAGAACTATATACCATAACTAATCATAATTTGCATAGTAAAAAGTACTGGGTGTATGCTCAGGCTTGGACAGAAATGGCATGTGATCAAACGCTATTGCTGACCatgtaaatgattttttgttgttgacaaCTTGACGACGACTGTTTAGATATTTTGATGATTTCacaaatgcgctgaaaaaagaaatgctaaaCTAAACAGTTTAGCTTAgcattttaaagtctttttttgtctgaaaagtctgaaaacaatgaaaaaaaaaaaaaattaaaaaaactgaaatagaaaacaattcctccaaaaaaagaaaatatatatgctttaaaataaaactcaaaaaacttaaacttgaggtgaaatttactttttgttatgtttttagttgcggttgaaataaattactttaaaaattatcttttaaaacgttttattaaagttacgtaAAACCCTTTTTCCAAACTActtctaatgattgtttaataaatcaacaaattttatttaaattgatgtttatttaaaaagtgaaactaaattattgaaatgaaaaaaatataatatttttaaattacataaacatttgttttaaaaagtcacaaaaaaaaatttttttttttaataataacgtagtcttttttaaatagtaatttttaatcacTTCATTAGtaattcaagtttaaaaaaacaagcttaaaagcttgtttttttaaacttgacaaTTCTTTGTAACagttctttgtaaaaatagaaacaaaaaaaattaaagcaattaaatcattTGATTGCAACGgaagattttaattaaacttattcataatttaaagtatttaaaaaaagtaatcttatgaaagatttttagaaagacatggaaaaatagtttcaaatgtttaaatttatcataaaaaatacatgcgtactaaaaaaatttttttatatttaatttatacaaaatgcgtttattttaaacaatcattatagttaattttttattttatttaaagcgtttgtgtaaaataaaaacgttaGAAAAGATCAACAGTTAATTGTTATTCataatgtaatgatttttttattgcatttaaattgtaaaaacaataaaacagccgtggtcaaattgtaaagaaaaaaattattagtacaGTTAAAGAGTGCGATTGCATGCCAtcctgtccaagcctgtatGTTCACAAAACTTTTTGTAACTCTTGCATAGCTGAACTAAGGTTACAGAAACCATGTGTTCATCACTGTTTTTGTAACTATTTAGTAATCACCAATGTTTTGTAGATGCAAAAGCTTACACAAAAAAACAGCCGagttgattttttgttttaataaaccaagtttttgtaattaataatattttttaataaatttttctataatataaattatagaaaaatttattctatataattaaattcaTATAATTTCTAACAAATTTGAGTTAGGAATCCATTACTAATggatattttttacaacttaataaaatagCAATAACAGGGTTCCCACTCCttcttaaaaaccttaaatatcctttaaaaataaaaaccttcttaaaagtctttaaataagcttttaaaaagttaaaatttgactgctctccttaatatcacttctttttttattttatttttttattatagttaggaaattttattaaagtgaatgaattatacttattaataaagaagaaaatatacAGTTATTTGATTGTTTGCaaacctatatttttattatatatatatttttattatatatatatttacattatatatatattttcatatatatatatatatattttcatatatatatatatatatatatatatatatatatatatatatatatatatatatatatatatatatatatatatatatatatatatatatatattaatttatgatagtttctctgtttatatttaaaatatattgtaaaaaataagattctgtttttaatgtagttgttttctccttaattctctttactttttctttcaaaaaaatgttgttcgcgaccaaatctccttaaatattaggtaaatatctccttaaatctccttaaaatccttacttTTAGCCTCAGTTTTAATAGTTAACCCtgaatatcatttttataaaattttgctataaaaactaaataaatatttaaaaaatactcagGGGGGTGGTATCTCACATAggtcttttactttttatctaaatatgggccttttaccaatttttacttttttctatgtTCTTTATGTttccacaaattatatttttaattaattacttgATTTTAAGTGTTCAACTTCAAGCGTAAGTATATTAGTATTTTACATAGTAACCTCAAAACAAAGTAGATATTTGAAGATATATGATattctataagaaaaaaatgtgttaCGTTCCAATTTCTGCTAACAGCTCATATCTGTTTGCCAGAAAACCTTCAAATTCTGTGCTCTACAAAACCCTTGAACCTATGCTCATTTCCTTCTGCATCCACACACTAGGTATATTCCTGATAGAGAGAAATAAAATGTGCAGCATGGCTTGGAAACAATAACTTAGTAATAGGTATATAACTGAGAGTGTGCTTTTGTGGAGTTTTTTTCCAAATTgctattattttctaataacctgTTGTAAATGTTCTATGCTTCATACTTGGTCCTGAAACAGTTTGTGGTGGCCTTCGCATCATAAATTGCGGCCAACAGCTTTTGTAGTGTCATATATGCCTGTTGTAATTATGTTATCTTGCTTATTTATCATTGCCTTTACAACTGTTTCAAGTTTCAGATATTATGCGTCTTTAAAATATGCAGTGACACATTTCCTACTAGGAGAAATatctatattaaatataagatGTCTTTTGATTGTTTCACTTTCTTCACTATTTTCAACTGAGTCTAAATTACTGGAAACTGATTTACTCTATGCCAAAAATTGTATTTACTGTTATAGCTATGATACTCACTAAATCATTTTGACTGACTATTTTGATAAGTAATGCAGTCTACCAGATTAGCTTTTTCTTCATTGATTCTCAGCCAGTCCAAATATGTACAAATTTTTGTTCCTCTAGAAACAATTCATCAATATTTGCTGAAGTCCTCCAATAAGTAGTAGGCgttttaaaatttgatgtaGGTAGTTGTAGCAACAGTGGAATTTCAATGCGAATATTTGGGTCGTCTTCTGCAATATCATCATCAGACAGCATCTTAGATGCTTCTTTGCAaacatatattttcttatatcagAGAAGAAGCTTTTTAACCTTACACACAGTACTGGAGTActgatgttttatatttttcatagctaatttaaaagtaagtttCCATATAAATACATGctaataaataatcattaactATTTACTAGCGTGTACTTCAGAgtggttcaaaaaacaatattttcgaaaaatatCAGCAGCTCAccttaatgtgttttatatgataaaacaACACtggatttaaatgtttttttgaataaaaattttttttagcagtgCCTCAAGACTCTTGAACATTTAATGGGTCCCTCACTGTGAACCACAATAACCGCCAGGTTTGAAGTCTCCCcacatccaatttttttttcttattaagaaGTAACATAGTATATAAGTTAAGTAAAGGTATTAAGAACCTCCATAGGAATGgctagaataaaatttttacacatcTAAACTTTAGATAAAAGGGGAGGGGCGGTACACCGTTAACCTTATTGAAGTTCATATATTTCACATTATTTCATGAAGAAACCTAATTTTTACTCTGTACTTGTGTACTCCCATAATATAAAGGCATTAAAAAAGTGTTAGAACATTTATATAACAGATTACAAAGAAAAAGAATGTaggtataaaaacaacaacaaaatgcaTTTAATGTGAAAAATATCTTGACTAAGCCTTGAAATACAAAAATAGCATTCTATTTTATCAATACTCAATTAAAAGTACTTTTAATgctattaaaatactttgtaaataataattttgacatAGTTGTGtagcaaaatatattaaattgatcAGTAAACTtgttaactatttattaaatgttgaaaattccACAACACTTGACTTTAACCGTTTAGCATAGTCTGGGTGGCTTTGTCGTCTCTTATATTTATTCCATGTCTTTTTAAACTCATGATGAACAGATTCACCTGCTTGTTCAGAGTAAATTCCAAGCCCATTATCAGTATTGGTACTTTTTAGAAATGGTACAATATGGTTAACTGCAATATGAACTTTCCACGGTATATTCAAAGAAATGTTTTCAAAGTAAGTATTAATATATTCCCTTAAATTAGCATAAGACATCTTGAATTCGAAAACAACAGATTCAATATCACCAACTTTTTCTCCAAAGGTGGCTTGCTTCATTGATTGAAACTTTCTTAAACATTCAATTACTGGTAGTAAATCAAGCTTTCCTTGATCAGCAATATCACGAGAAAGAACATCTAACTTATCTAAAAGTCTGTTGGCATTGTTGCCATCAAATCCAATGCCATGGTAACCTctgaaaaatatgtaatttgaGTTTAACCACTTTTCAAAGCCAGGCCatagttttgataatagttttccaAAAGTTGTAACTATTCCGATTAATGTATGCAACTCAGGTACTGGaactaaattttcaataattgtgTCTGGATCCTCTTCAAGATATAATAATCTTggattaataacatttttataatcagcCATCTTTGATTTTGGTTTTCCAGCTTCTGTGTATTTACTGTAATGATAATCGAGGGAACCAAGAGTTCGTTTTTCTCCACCATCCAAAAGACTCTCTCCTTCACACCACAAACAACTATATTTTCCAGCATGGCTTGTAATGCCAAACATTGAGTTTGCACACTTTAAATCAAATGCAAcagaatacttaatattttgaAGATTAAGAGTATCAACTAATTTTCTAAGATTTCCATTGTGTTCAGACACTCCTTCTACAATAGCAACAATAAAACAACGCTTAACTCCAGAGTCATCAAGGTCAGGTTGGTTGCTAGTTTTATCATGCggattaaaaacattcatagtGACCTTTAAAAAACCTTGACCAGAATCCACAGCAACTCTTACAATTGTAGAAAGAGGGTCAATATTCCTTTCAGTGATTATATCATGTATAAATTcatcaatatctttaatataaaccattgatttatttactatatcACCAGCTTCAACAAATTCTTCTTCTTTACATGAAAAATATTCATTCATTTCTGCTTTTAAAGCctctaattttttaacaatatttcctTCAATGCTACTTTGAAAGCCAAgactttttctaaatatagaacacattttttttgttttacactgAGATAgttctaaacattttataagCTCAATGATTGTTCCAAAAGATACTTGACTAAAATTAGCACGGTCACATTTATTGTCAGTAGTTCCGGCAACAATAGTTAATGGTTTCCCATAAGTAGCAATTGTGAATTTTTcacctctaaaaatattttccttttccatttttgtttttaaaatacttgaagCGACACGTTCTGCACTTGCTGATCCCAATGCATATGCTGcattaactaaatttttcacAGCTTGAACATCACTACAAAGATGAATAATGCCTGACTTAACAACTCCATAACATTTTAAGCACATCctttcatttttatcttcatttaaCTCAGaagtaataatgttaatatCTTTTGATATTTCTGAAACATCTGAAGTTCTTCTGATATCTTGACGGTTTatctaatcaaaaaaaaaaatctaaagctatataaattagtaatataaaaaatataacacaataaaaataaacacatcGATGACATATTAGTTCCTAAAACAAgctgtttaaatgtttttttttttttcaagtttatcaaAGTTCATTGAGACACagctctttctttttttaaaattaataaaaaataaaacaactttatttaattaaacactAAGtcttaaatatagttttttattaattttatcaactaACCTGAGAAATTTGCTTTAGCCACTTATCAAGGTATTTTGTATcgtttttttccaaacaataaaggtttttataacAATTGCTACAAATAACTTTAGGATGGTTTGCTAAATTTTGATCATAGCTATcccaaataaaagtttttattttttcttcaatagcTTTAGATATTTTATGAAGCTTTGCTGACTTTTTaccaaagattttaaaacaaacagcACATAGATTGTTGACcgccatttaataaaaattgtcgTTGTGTACCAGAGTATGTCTAAAATCAAACAACGCCGATATTTGATTAGCAAATTATAgcctttttttctgaaaatggcggatgttttttaactaaaaattataatttttattctttgattTTCATACATTTTTCCATTCCCCTTGAGGTTTTTACTaaccaaatatttattttcatatatacaattaaatatttataaaaaaaaatctgatgtgGGGAGACTTCAAACCTGGCGGTCACTGTGGTTCATTGTgccctaatattattaaaaaaaaagtttcaaaaactttgTAACTTAAGTAACATTTTCTaagaagtaaaatttaaaataatttttttttgtaaaatgattatttttgaaatttttatataatttcgcttcatttgagaccaaacaaaacatacttttgaaaaaaattgtatttattaatattaaggaCCCATTAAATGTTCAAGGGTCTTCAGGCACcgctaaaaatactttttatttaaaaaaattttagatccagtgttattttatcatatagaaTTAAGGTGCGAGCTgcagatatttttcaaaaatattgttttttgaaccacCCTAGTGTATTTACTCTCGAGTACCTAATAAAAGGGAAGGGGggacatttattatttttcagaaaattttccCACCTACCCCAAGATAATGAAAATCAgccttaaaaattagaaaataattatttcagtcactgataaaaacaaaattttaaagtgtaAACAGGCTTTGAAAATCACCAACCAAGTAAGTCttgatttattgaaaatgagcttttaatttatttctcaccaaagtataaaacttatatcaacatattaaatcctattgaaattattataaaacatctgttagaaaatgcgcatttgacAGCAAGCCACactagatttaaataattttatgagtgttttgtaaaattattagtttgggtttataaactaaaattttttataaaaaaccttattgtaacatataaaaattcTCACCCaccctttttattaaaacctcCCGTTTATTAGATCTGAACTAAAATTCCTACCCCCTCCCTTTTATTCCCCCCTCCCTTTGTATTAAGGACTGGAGAGTATATGgaaataactgttttttaaaccatttcagctttgtttaaacatttgtttgtAGAATGTGATATataataaaggaaaaataattaaatctttaaaatgcttTGTTAAgtgaagtaaacaaaaaaaagattcttaaaaattctttctagtaatataaaataataataatcaaataataatcaaatcaTTACCATTTCAAtggaaaagataaaattgtttttttcttttgtcagAAATGTCTTACTTTtgtaaagttagaaaaaaattccaCTAGCAATggtttgttactttatttaaaagttttttaacaatataaaaacattagttaaGATCATTCTAAcagcttttaaaaacatttgtcaTTGTTTTTTCACTGAAATCTTTTTGAGtgtattaactttatttatttttaataaagtttattaaaaagattattgttgtctaaaaaagttgtcatttataaattcaaaataatttttttttgaaaaaaatgttattataaaaatgtcattataaaaaatgcacacttatataatttatataatataaataaaaaaagctatatacATCTTTcattaatactttaaacaaaagtCATCATCAGTAATTTAAAGGTGTTTCCCGAATAGAATATCCGGCCAGATATCTGAGTCAATTTGTGTATCTGGTATCTGGctggataataaaataattcggTTGGTTAGGCCAGATATTTCATCTTAATCAATAATAAgacaaaaacttgttttaactaTTGCTGCAGTATTAAAAATACACACTTTAGACCTGATCAAACCATTCGAAAATAAAGAACACAAATTCTAATGtgttaatcttttaaaataatctaatgttagtagatttaaaaaaattttgttcaagttgtatagtttaaataaataagaattacCTGTGCATAAGAAATACAGATTTTATCACTCATTAATGAACTTAGTTGTGTTATGTATAAACATGAGCATTTTTCTGCTTTGAGGTAACAGTCTTGATTGCTTTTtctcataaatattttcatactcAGAAAACAATCTCTACGAAAATGCAAAAGATACTGGTGATGCTAATAATTTAAGAACAAGTTCTTTTAGCAGTATATGATAACTAACCATTTagtattacaaatattaattgGTTGGTTATCTAAAGCAATCatcataactattttttatgtatttgctTTGACTCTTCATCGTTAATATTTCATATCTTTTTGATGTATAAAATGAAAAAGCAAATATCAAACTTCGATAGACATGTGCTTTTTCATTTCACgcattttttttacagttaacatgctaccttttaaaaaatctccagTTAAAGAACTCAaagcttaaattttattattttttccattaatatgcaattttaaatgaaattttttgacatgATTGTTCAGTGGAGTTAGggaaaacaatttttgacaattattatattaagaCTTATTAGATCccttattaaagttatttatagcTTATTTGATTTCaacataaaatacaaattgTTGTTGATTCAGAGggatcatttattttaaaaagcttccAAACAAAACTTTTTGCTTTAGAATATCTACTATGGtgatattttaaagtatttgacATCAAAATACGTATTGTCGGTTTTGTAATGAAAACATCAATCCATTGATACAAATgttaaacaaatgttaaaaataatgttaaacaaacaaatgttaaaaaaaatatctggcCGAATTAttggttaaataatttttaattatctttttatctAGTATCCGGctggatattttaaaaatgctattttgGTCATctctaataatttgttattttatttatatgttttgctaatataaaaacagtcaagataaaagttttgatgTTCTTTCTAATGTATAAATCTTTTCTATTCAGCAtgcttttgttaaaatgttaaaagctgcatcaaaacaaaatcttttttgcatggtcatataatGGCGTGCAATCGCATGCCTCCCTGACCAAGACTGGGTTAAGGAGTGGAACAGATAAAAGAATTGATGAGTTAttactaacaaaataaattttaaaatttaatagttgttCAATATTAATGGTTGTTCAGTATTAATGGTTGTTCAATATTAACGGTTGCAAATGGTTGTTTGGCTCAAAAAATTGTGtagtttcaataaaacaaaaaatctagaAAGCAATGGAAAATAAAGGTTATtctttcataataaataaagattattctttcataataaataaaggttatgctttcataataaataaaggttatgatttcataataaataagtttcataaatttatttattatgaaagcATAACCTTTATTTATTATGCATAACCAAATAACCATTATtattgtgtcgcataaacaaatgattttaaaaggaTTTTAAGTACCAAATAACCATTATTATTGTGTtgcataaacaaataattttaaaaggatTTTAACTACAAAATAACAAAGGTAATGATATCAAGCAATTTGGTAAACCTTGTAttcaattttatgtaaaaaaaagaagaagaaaggGGTTCAAAAATGATTAATCTGatcaaaaaaaaggttataaagtGCCAGCAAATTTTGACAATTGTTTAATATACTGTTTGCCATAAATACTTACATTTACCTCAATTATAAATGtcatataaatattgtttatttaaagcataAATAATTAACTGAAACTGATTTATGGAGGTCTAAAGGCTTTTTGATGTTTAAGATATGACACTCTCAGGCATGGTGCAAACTCTGTACTTAATCAGATAAAAcctaaaaattcatttattttattaacttgttgccCTTGACAGGGGAAGGGAggcaaattttttgttgtatttttgttacctttttttaccattttgaGTCCATTCACGGCTTTTTCTTGCAAAGAAATTTCtaatttgacataagtataaacatacttaaccCCATATTGCATgagatatataatattttgaaaaaaatttattgcaatttataACAATGTTAATAGGTACCAAGAaactatttattgtaaaatattagaGGTCGAAATAATTCTCGTGCATCGGTGCCCCCTGGACTGTTTTTGACACCTGTTTGATGGGGCAACCAACCATTGTTCGTTTTTACTGAAAAATGAACAATGATTTGTTGCCCTCCTCTAACAGTTCTCAAGAATGGTCCAAGGGACAACGATGTCTGACACCTGTTTCAACCCCTAGTGAAATATCAAATTTAGgtcaaata
This window harbors:
- the LOC124809242 gene encoding uncharacterized protein LOC124809242 isoform X2 — its product is MAVNNLCAVCFKIFGKKSAKLHKISKAIEEKIKTFIWDSYDQNLANHPKVICSNCYKNLYCLEKNDTKYLDKWLKQISQINRQDIRRTSDVSEISKDINIITSELNEDKNERMCLKCYGVVKSGIIHLCSDVQAVKNLVNAAYALGSASAERVASSILKTKMEKENIFRGEKFTIATYGKPLTIVAGTTDNKCDRANFSQVSFGTIIELIKCLELSQCKTKKMCSIFRKSLGFQSSIEGNIVKKLEALKAEMNEYFSCKEEEFVEAGDIVNKSMVYIKDIDEFIHDIITERNIDPLSTIVRVAVDSGQGFLKVTMNVFNPHDKTSNQPDLDDSGVKRCFIVAIVEGVSEHNGNLRKLVDTLNLQNIKYSVAFDLKCANSMFGITSHAGKYSCLWCEGESLLDGGEKRTLGSLDYHYSKYTEAGKPKSKMADYKNVINPRLLYLEEDPDTIIENLVPVPELHTLIGIVTTFGKLLSKLWPGFEKWLNSNYIFFRGYHGIGFDGNNANRLLDKLDVLSRDIADQGKLDLLPVIECLRKFQSMKQATFGEKVGDIESVVFEFKMSYANLREYINTYFENISLNIPWKVHIAVNHIVPFLKSTNTDNGLGIYSEQAGESVHHEFKKTWNKYKRRQSHPDYAKRLKSSVVEFSTFNK